A single genomic interval of Plantibacter sp. Leaf314 harbors:
- a CDS encoding LacI family DNA-binding transcriptional regulator has translation MSASVKDVAARAGVSVGTVSNVLNRPEKVSPVTVERVHAAIDELGFVRNDAARQLRAGRSRSIGLVVLDVGNPFFTDVARGAEDRADAEGLSVLLGNSDESLDRERAYLDLFEEQRVAGVLITPLGDDLDRLARLRDRGTPTVLVDRQTDDASFSSVAVDDVAGGRLAVEHLVSLGRRRIAVVGGPASLRQVRDRLAGATQAVEAAVAGGVDVQLETLETTSLTVLQGRAAGEVITGRPRDEWPDAVFAANDLLAMGVLQAFSMLGSVRVPEDIALIGYDDIDFASAAVVPLSSIRQPSALMGHTAVELLLSEAAAGVRGVPEQIVFQPELVVRQSTVGVRSD, from the coding sequence GTGAGTGCGAGCGTGAAGGACGTCGCGGCGAGGGCCGGCGTCTCGGTCGGAACCGTCTCCAACGTCCTGAACCGTCCCGAGAAGGTGTCGCCCGTCACCGTCGAACGCGTGCACGCGGCCATCGACGAACTCGGCTTCGTGCGGAACGACGCCGCCAGGCAGCTCCGCGCCGGTCGGAGCCGCAGCATCGGCCTCGTCGTGCTCGACGTCGGCAACCCGTTCTTCACCGACGTCGCCCGCGGTGCCGAGGACCGCGCCGACGCCGAAGGCCTGTCGGTCCTGCTCGGCAACAGCGACGAGAGCCTCGACCGTGAGCGCGCCTATCTCGACCTCTTCGAGGAGCAGCGGGTCGCCGGCGTCCTCATCACCCCGCTCGGCGACGACCTCGACCGCCTCGCGCGTCTCCGGGATCGCGGGACGCCCACGGTGCTCGTCGACCGTCAGACCGACGACGCGAGCTTCTCCTCGGTCGCCGTCGACGACGTGGCCGGCGGTCGGCTCGCGGTCGAGCACCTCGTCTCGCTCGGTCGTCGTCGCATCGCCGTCGTCGGTGGCCCCGCTTCGCTGCGGCAGGTCCGCGACCGACTCGCGGGGGCGACCCAGGCGGTCGAGGCAGCCGTGGCGGGTGGCGTCGACGTGCAGCTCGAGACGCTGGAGACCACGTCGCTCACGGTGTTGCAGGGGCGGGCGGCCGGCGAGGTGATCACGGGACGTCCTCGTGACGAGTGGCCGGACGCGGTGTTCGCGGCGAACGACCTCCTCGCCATGGGCGTCCTGCAGGCGTTCAGCATGCTCGGCTCGGTGCGGGTGCCCGAGGACATCGCACTCATCGGATACGACGACATCGACTTCGCCTCGGCGGCCGTAGTGCCGCTCTCCTCGATCCGCCAGCCGAGCGCCCTCATGGGGCACACGGCTGTCGAACTCCTGCTCAGCGAGGCCGCAGCCGGGGTGAGAGGCGTGCCGGAGCAGATCGTGTTCCAGCCGGAACTCGTCGTCCGGCAGTCGACGGTCGGCGTCCGGTCCGACTGA
- a CDS encoding C40 family peptidase, with the protein MTSTTPARAVERLHVDTPATTLTQTSGAAPTTSASTTPRPSRGGGGRHVALSPRAARRAARLEDDRWTASAEDERRHVDLVPVKRPSAKRGKGSFARRAKPFATLGVMTLATGLFVSVSMPAAAAGVDVDAATGGAIPSAATMQSVSYSVPSTATAAPFTRDGYGATSQEELDASAAAAAAAAAQAAAAESASASASSSASASSGRTFPAPNVARSGEAILNYAAQFVGVVPYGNGNDPSDSFACDGYVQYVFAAFGVSLPRGAGAQAASGVQISASEAVAGDLLYWPEGHIAIYDGNGGMYDSPDWGRYVQHRLTIWGDPVYIRIP; encoded by the coding sequence ATGACCAGCACCACGCCCGCGCGCGCCGTCGAACGACTGCACGTGGACACCCCGGCCACCACCCTCACGCAGACCTCCGGCGCCGCGCCGACCACTTCGGCGTCGACGACGCCCCGGCCGTCCCGCGGCGGTGGTGGCCGTCACGTCGCCCTGAGCCCTCGCGCCGCGCGTCGGGCCGCCCGGCTCGAGGACGACCGCTGGACGGCGTCCGCCGAGGACGAGCGACGCCACGTCGACCTCGTGCCCGTGAAGCGTCCGTCCGCGAAGCGCGGCAAGGGCTCGTTCGCGAGGCGCGCGAAGCCGTTCGCCACACTCGGCGTCATGACCCTCGCCACCGGCTTGTTCGTCTCGGTCTCGATGCCGGCCGCCGCGGCCGGAGTCGACGTCGACGCCGCGACCGGTGGTGCGATCCCGTCCGCCGCGACCATGCAGTCCGTGTCCTACTCGGTGCCCTCGACCGCCACGGCCGCACCGTTCACGCGCGACGGGTACGGCGCGACCAGCCAGGAGGAGCTCGACGCCTCCGCAGCGGCTGCCGCTGCTGCCGCCGCGCAGGCCGCCGCCGCCGAGAGCGCCTCGGCCTCCGCGTCCTCGTCCGCCTCCGCGTCGTCCGGCCGCACCTTCCCGGCACCGAACGTCGCCCGCTCCGGCGAGGCGATCCTCAACTACGCGGCGCAGTTCGTCGGTGTCGTGCCCTACGGCAACGGCAACGACCCGTCGGACAGCTTCGCCTGCGACGGCTACGTCCAGTACGTGTTCGCGGCCTTCGGTGTCTCCCTGCCGCGCGGGGCCGGTGCGCAGGCGGCGTCCGGCGTGCAGATCTCGGCGTCCGAGGCCGTGGCCGGCGACCTGCTCTACTGGCCTGAAGGGCACATCGCGATCTACGACGGCAACGGTGGCATGTACGACTCGCCCGACTGGGGTCGGTACGTCCAGCACCGCCTGACCATCTGGGGCGACCCGGTCTACATCCGCATCCCGTAG
- a CDS encoding carboxylesterase family protein: MTELHASPTSDAPGAEASAPPMSPPDERGFETSVGTILAKVDGPVVRALGIPYARAGRFEVPVPTGLPTEADGTATPYRALRRAPASPQRPSRVLEAVLEGAGEGMVDSEDCQALSITMPADVQPGEALPVMVWIHGGAYVTGAGDLDVYDPINLVVEQRVVVVSVTYRLGILGFLGDGEALPANLGLLDLVLALRWIHEHIAAFGGDPGLVTLFGQSAGADAIAHLMISDGTAGLFRRVILQSAPLGISSGRAKMASAMMRAAGVPDRDTPVGELMALEERVERAARRFGLRGGMAFGTQYGHAPLPAEADRDAAWREAASHIDVLIGSTTEETRLYVPLIPVFARLTAMPLVGVPIRRALVGATTHLTYTRDAKAFVERHRASGGRASRYELSWAPPGSPYGASHVTDLPLLLGTERAWSRTALIGTSSWSEVDRRGRFLRQMWADFARDGVLAADATAGLSDVVTLDR; the protein is encoded by the coding sequence ATGACCGAGTTGCACGCGAGCCCGACCTCCGACGCACCAGGTGCGGAGGCGTCCGCGCCTCCGATGTCGCCGCCGGACGAACGAGGCTTCGAGACCTCCGTCGGCACCATCCTCGCGAAGGTCGACGGCCCGGTCGTGCGGGCGCTCGGCATCCCCTACGCCCGCGCGGGTCGCTTCGAGGTGCCGGTTCCGACGGGGCTGCCGACCGAGGCCGATGGCACCGCGACCCCCTACCGCGCCCTCCGTCGTGCGCCCGCCTCGCCGCAGCGGCCGTCACGGGTGCTCGAGGCCGTCCTCGAGGGGGCAGGCGAAGGGATGGTCGATTCCGAGGACTGTCAGGCGCTCTCGATCACGATGCCCGCCGACGTGCAGCCCGGCGAGGCGCTGCCGGTCATGGTGTGGATCCACGGCGGTGCCTACGTCACGGGCGCCGGTGACCTCGACGTCTACGATCCGATCAACCTGGTCGTCGAGCAGCGGGTCGTCGTCGTGTCGGTCACCTATCGGCTGGGCATACTCGGGTTCCTCGGCGACGGCGAGGCGCTGCCGGCCAACCTCGGTCTCCTCGACCTCGTGCTCGCGCTCCGCTGGATCCACGAGCACATCGCGGCGTTCGGCGGCGATCCCGGCCTGGTCACCCTGTTCGGGCAGTCCGCAGGTGCCGACGCCATCGCCCACCTCATGATCAGTGACGGCACCGCGGGGCTGTTCCGCCGGGTGATCCTGCAGAGTGCGCCGCTCGGCATCAGCAGCGGCCGGGCGAAGATGGCGAGCGCCATGATGCGGGCGGCCGGGGTGCCGGATCGCGACACCCCGGTCGGTGAACTGATGGCTCTGGAGGAGCGGGTGGAACGTGCCGCGCGGCGCTTCGGGCTGCGTGGTGGCATGGCGTTCGGCACCCAGTACGGGCACGCGCCGCTCCCGGCGGAGGCCGATCGCGACGCAGCGTGGCGGGAGGCCGCCTCGCACATCGACGTGCTCATCGGTTCGACGACCGAGGAGACACGTCTCTACGTGCCGCTCATCCCGGTGTTCGCGCGGCTCACCGCGATGCCGCTCGTCGGGGTCCCGATCCGACGGGCGCTCGTCGGCGCGACGACGCACCTGACCTACACCCGCGATGCGAAGGCGTTCGTCGAACGGCATCGGGCGTCCGGCGGTCGCGCGAGCCGGTACGAGCTCAGCTGGGCACCGCCGGGCAGCCCCTACGGCGCTTCGCACGTCACGGATCTGCCGCTCCTGCTCGGCACCGAGCGGGCCTGGAGCCGGACGGCGCTCATCGGCACGTCGAGCTGGTCGGAGGTCGACCGTCGTGGTCGATTCCTGCGCCAGATGTGGGCGGACTTCGCGCGTGACGGGGTCCTGGCCGCTGACGCGACCGCGGGCCTGAGCGACGTGGTCACGCTCGACCGCTGA
- a CDS encoding TetR/AcrR family transcriptional regulator, with translation MDTRRGRPTAAERDRRRDAILDAAIGRFTAHGYGGTTIEAIAADAGVTKRTIYNWFGDLAGVLSAAVERQHAYLIAVDAPGSDAESLEDAATRLVLALHADVSVALHRLVIAESPRFPEVAAGFYAAGPARSIAFLSGHVGEQAEQLYTLLLGEPHRRRLLGLSAAPTPAEARAHARASLALVADEELVHEPSATQPGTTLIPSV, from the coding sequence ATGGACACGAGACGAGGTCGCCCGACGGCTGCCGAACGGGACCGCCGCCGCGATGCGATCCTCGACGCGGCCATCGGACGATTCACCGCGCACGGGTACGGCGGGACGACGATCGAGGCGATCGCCGCCGACGCCGGCGTGACGAAGCGGACGATCTACAACTGGTTCGGCGATCTCGCCGGCGTGCTGTCGGCGGCCGTCGAGCGACAGCACGCCTACCTCATCGCGGTCGACGCCCCAGGGTCCGACGCCGAGTCCCTCGAAGACGCGGCGACCCGGCTGGTGTTGGCGCTGCACGCGGACGTCTCGGTCGCCCTGCACCGCCTCGTGATCGCGGAGTCTCCGCGCTTCCCCGAGGTCGCCGCCGGGTTCTACGCCGCGGGGCCGGCTCGCTCGATCGCCTTCCTGTCCGGCCACGTCGGCGAGCAGGCGGAGCAGCTCTACACCCTGCTCCTCGGCGAACCGCATCGACGCAGGCTGCTCGGCTTGTCCGCTGCGCCGACGCCGGCCGAAGCACGGGCGCATGCCCGCGCGTCCCTGGCACTGGTCGCTGACGAGGAGCTAGTCCACGAACCATCGGCCACGCAACCCGGGACGACCCTGATTCCGAGCGTGTAA
- a CDS encoding DUF952 domain-containing protein has product MTKILHVAIVDDWEASRPFGEYEVSTRAVPFVDAGFVHATTADGLPEVLDRVYGSLQLPLLLIVLDAEELQAAGAEVTWEPAPRVLAPLPTAGPAVIAELPLERDATGAWQVPAALAGLTMG; this is encoded by the coding sequence ATGACGAAGATCTTGCACGTGGCGATCGTCGACGACTGGGAGGCCAGCAGGCCGTTCGGCGAGTACGAGGTGTCGACGAGGGCGGTGCCCTTCGTGGATGCCGGGTTCGTCCACGCGACGACCGCCGACGGTCTGCCCGAGGTGCTCGACCGCGTCTACGGCTCGCTCCAGCTGCCACTGCTGCTCATCGTGCTGGACGCCGAGGAACTGCAGGCAGCAGGCGCCGAGGTCACCTGGGAGCCCGCGCCGCGCGTCCTCGCCCCACTGCCCACCGCGGGCCCGGCGGTGATCGCGGAACTTCCGCTCGAACGCGATGCGACCGGCGCCTGGCAGGTGCCCGCGGCGCTCGCCGGACTGACGATGGGCTAG
- a CDS encoding Txe/YoeB family addiction module toxin — translation MTRQLAFDRSGWEDYTSWQSQDRKTLKRINLLIQDVLRDPFVGIGKPEPLKHILSGAWSRRIDDANRLVYLVTDTHIVILQARDHY, via the coding sequence GTGACCCGGCAGCTGGCCTTCGACCGCAGCGGCTGGGAGGACTACACCTCCTGGCAGAGCCAAGACCGCAAGACACTCAAGCGGATCAACCTGCTCATCCAGGACGTCCTCCGGGATCCGTTCGTGGGCATCGGGAAGCCCGAGCCGTTGAAGCACATCCTGTCAGGAGCCTGGTCTCGACGGATCGACGACGCGAACCGACTCGTGTACCTGGTGACCGACACCCACATCGTCATCCTGCAGGCGCGCGACCACTACTGA
- a CDS encoding type II toxin-antitoxin system Phd/YefM family antitoxin: MSAITATDARKNLFGLIQQVNDDHVPVEVVSKRGNAVLVSKDDYDAMVETAYLLRNAKGAERLLASLERARNGEFETHKLLDA; encoded by the coding sequence ATGTCAGCGATCACCGCGACCGACGCACGCAAGAACCTGTTCGGTCTCATCCAACAGGTGAACGACGACCACGTGCCGGTCGAGGTCGTCTCGAAGCGGGGGAACGCGGTCCTCGTCTCGAAGGACGATTACGACGCCATGGTCGAGACCGCGTACCTGCTCCGCAACGCCAAGGGTGCCGAACGCCTCCTCGCCTCGCTCGAACGCGCTCGGAACGGGGAGTTCGAGACCCACAAGCTGCTCGACGCGTGA
- a CDS encoding LLM class flavin-dependent oxidoreductase, with product MKKIGFLSFGHWQDVPGSSVRTGRDALLQSIDLAVAAEEVGVDGAYVRVHHFTRQLASPFPLLAAMAAKTSRIELGTGVIDMRYENPLYMAEEAAATDLISDGRLELGVSRGSPETALRGSESFGYAPGEDETDADVARAHTEVFRAAIAGAGVARANPQMTGTNGLLAIQPQSPGLGERIWWGAGSRSTAVWTAEQGMNLMSSTLLTEDTGVPFDELQAEQIAMFRAAWAEAGHEWQPRVSVSRSILPLIDDETRRYFGLRAQADSKDQVGHLDGGLARFGRSFIGEPDVIAAELAADAAVQAADTVLVTVPNQLGVEFNARILESIVKDIKPALR from the coding sequence GTGAAGAAGATCGGGTTCCTGTCCTTCGGACACTGGCAAGACGTTCCGGGCTCCAGCGTGCGCACGGGGCGCGACGCGCTCCTGCAGAGCATCGACCTCGCGGTCGCCGCGGAGGAGGTCGGCGTCGACGGCGCCTACGTGCGCGTGCACCACTTCACCCGACAGCTCGCCTCGCCGTTCCCGCTGCTCGCGGCGATGGCGGCGAAGACCTCGCGCATCGAGCTCGGCACCGGTGTCATCGACATGCGCTACGAGAACCCGCTCTACATGGCGGAGGAGGCTGCGGCCACCGACCTCATCAGTGACGGGCGACTGGAGCTCGGTGTGAGCCGGGGATCACCCGAGACGGCGCTCCGCGGTTCGGAGTCGTTCGGGTACGCACCCGGCGAGGACGAGACGGACGCCGACGTCGCCCGCGCGCACACCGAGGTGTTCCGTGCGGCGATCGCCGGAGCCGGGGTCGCCCGGGCGAACCCGCAGATGACCGGGACGAACGGCCTGCTGGCGATCCAGCCGCAGTCGCCGGGCCTCGGCGAGCGCATCTGGTGGGGTGCCGGTTCGCGGTCGACGGCCGTCTGGACGGCGGAGCAGGGCATGAACCTGATGTCGTCGACGCTCCTCACCGAGGACACGGGCGTGCCGTTCGACGAGCTGCAGGCCGAGCAGATCGCGATGTTCCGCGCGGCGTGGGCCGAAGCCGGTCACGAGTGGCAGCCGAGGGTCTCAGTGAGCCGCAGCATCCTCCCGCTCATCGACGACGAGACGCGACGTTACTTCGGCCTGCGCGCGCAGGCCGACTCGAAGGACCAGGTCGGTCATCTCGACGGCGGGCTCGCGCGCTTCGGTCGCAGCTTCATCGGCGAACCCGACGTCATCGCCGCCGAGCTCGCGGCCGATGCGGCCGTCCAGGCGGCGGACACCGTCCTCGTCACCGTGCCGAACCAGCTGGGGGTCGAATTCAACGCCCGCATCCTCGAGTCGATCGTGAAGGACATCAAGCCGGCACTCAGGTAG
- a CDS encoding glycoside hydrolase family 78 protein, whose amino-acid sequence MVTTSAPRFEHLREARGIGVAKPRLSWTNLGPAGWEQRAAEIEITRGDRVTTTGRIATGESVLVAWPGEPLRSREVASVRVRVWGGGSAETQTDEVADWGPAATVEAGLLSPNDWVAKPIAADWDEDPDSDTRRPPLLRRDFTVGAGLESARLYVTAHGVYEAEINGRRIGDEALAPGWTSYASRLRTATHDVTELLHPGDNAIGSWMGDGWHRGRLGWRGGFRNLFGSDLSLIAQLELRYHDGRVETVATDERWRASLGPIISSGNYDGEHYDAREERPGWSSPGFDASAWTGVRIGTRDPSTFVAPEGPPVRAVEEVAPIAVLTSPSGRRILDLGQNLVGRLRIRLSGTAGETVVIRTAEVMQAGEIYTRPLREAKATDSYTLAGRPTPPDGGAAETWEPRFTIHGFRYAEISGWPGDLDAAVANGDVVARVYHSDLERTGWFESSDERVNRLHENVLWSMRGNFVDLPTDCPQRDERVGWTGDLQVFARTASFLYDVSGMLGSWLRDVAVEQHEDGTVPWYVPFIPDDGQWTPNRPGAVWGDVAVLTPWVLYERFGDLGVLAAQYDSAKRWVDLVHRLSGPGHLWNEGFQLGDWLDPAAPPDRPAESLTDRYLVATAYSAWSTAHLAKTAAVLGRSADAEHYADLAEATRRAFLAEYVGEDGVMTSDAQTAYSLAIAFELLPDAEAVDRAGDRLSALVAGAGNRIATGFVGTPIVSDALTSSGHLDRAYDLLLEDGCPSWLYAVAQGATTIWERWDSMLPDGTVNPGQMTSFNHYALGAVADWLHRVVAGIAPAAPGYRSILFKPRPGGGLNHASAVHLTPYGRASIAWTIADGALQVEVEVPTGTSAVVDLPGAEPVSVTSGTHRFAVGVDAQPSTTGTTDPFTGIEPVHATL is encoded by the coding sequence ATGGTGACCACGAGCGCTCCCCGATTCGAGCATCTCCGCGAGGCCCGCGGTATCGGTGTGGCGAAGCCCCGGCTCAGCTGGACCAACCTGGGCCCGGCCGGCTGGGAGCAGCGCGCCGCCGAGATCGAGATCACGCGAGGCGATCGGGTGACGACCACCGGACGCATCGCCACCGGCGAATCGGTCCTCGTCGCCTGGCCGGGTGAACCGCTCCGCTCACGCGAGGTCGCCTCGGTGCGTGTCCGGGTGTGGGGCGGTGGGAGCGCTGAGACCCAGACCGACGAGGTGGCGGACTGGGGACCGGCGGCGACGGTCGAGGCCGGCCTCCTCTCGCCGAACGACTGGGTCGCGAAGCCCATCGCCGCGGACTGGGACGAGGATCCCGACAGCGACACCCGCCGGCCGCCCCTCCTGCGGCGCGACTTCACCGTCGGTGCGGGCCTCGAGTCCGCCCGCCTGTACGTCACGGCGCACGGTGTCTACGAGGCGGAGATCAACGGTCGTCGAATCGGCGACGAGGCGCTCGCCCCGGGTTGGACGAGTTACGCCAGCCGACTGCGCACCGCGACGCACGATGTCACCGAGCTCCTCCACCCCGGCGACAACGCGATCGGCTCCTGGATGGGCGACGGTTGGCACCGGGGGCGCCTCGGCTGGCGCGGCGGCTTCCGCAACCTGTTCGGCTCGGACCTGTCGCTCATCGCGCAACTGGAGCTGCGGTACCACGACGGCCGTGTCGAGACGGTCGCGACCGACGAGCGGTGGCGCGCGTCCCTCGGACCCATCATCAGCTCGGGCAACTACGACGGCGAACACTACGACGCCCGCGAGGAACGGCCGGGATGGTCGTCGCCGGGCTTCGACGCGAGCGCGTGGACGGGCGTCCGCATCGGCACCCGCGACCCGTCCACCTTCGTCGCCCCCGAGGGTCCGCCGGTTCGCGCCGTCGAGGAGGTCGCACCCATCGCGGTCCTCACGAGCCCGAGCGGGAGACGCATCCTCGACCTCGGACAGAACCTCGTCGGTCGACTCAGGATCCGACTCTCGGGAACGGCCGGCGAGACGGTCGTGATCCGCACGGCCGAGGTCATGCAGGCAGGCGAGATCTACACCCGTCCGCTGCGGGAGGCGAAGGCGACCGACAGCTACACGCTCGCCGGCCGACCGACCCCGCCGGACGGTGGAGCTGCCGAAACGTGGGAACCCCGGTTCACGATCCACGGGTTCCGGTACGCGGAGATCAGCGGATGGCCGGGCGACCTCGACGCAGCCGTCGCGAACGGCGACGTCGTCGCACGCGTCTACCATTCGGACCTCGAACGCACGGGCTGGTTCGAGAGCTCCGACGAACGCGTGAACCGGCTCCACGAGAACGTGCTCTGGAGCATGCGCGGCAACTTCGTCGACCTCCCCACCGATTGCCCGCAGCGCGACGAACGCGTCGGGTGGACGGGCGACCTCCAGGTGTTCGCGCGCACCGCCTCCTTCCTCTACGACGTGTCGGGCATGCTCGGCTCCTGGCTGCGCGACGTGGCGGTCGAGCAGCACGAGGACGGCACCGTGCCCTGGTACGTGCCGTTCATCCCCGACGACGGGCAGTGGACACCGAACCGGCCCGGCGCGGTGTGGGGCGACGTCGCGGTCCTCACGCCCTGGGTGCTCTACGAGCGCTTCGGCGACCTCGGCGTCCTCGCTGCCCAGTACGACAGTGCGAAGCGGTGGGTCGACCTCGTGCACCGCCTCTCGGGCCCTGGCCACCTGTGGAACGAGGGCTTCCAGCTGGGCGACTGGCTCGATCCGGCCGCCCCGCCGGACCGGCCCGCCGAGTCGCTCACCGACCGGTACCTCGTCGCCACCGCCTACTCGGCCTGGTCCACGGCGCACCTCGCGAAGACCGCCGCCGTGCTCGGACGCTCCGCCGACGCGGAGCACTACGCCGACCTCGCCGAGGCGACCCGCCGCGCGTTCCTGGCGGAGTACGTCGGCGAGGACGGGGTCATGACGAGTGACGCCCAGACCGCGTACTCGCTCGCGATCGCCTTCGAGCTCCTGCCGGATGCGGAGGCGGTCGACCGCGCCGGCGATCGGCTGAGCGCCCTCGTCGCCGGCGCGGGCAACCGGATCGCGACGGGCTTCGTCGGCACCCCGATCGTGAGCGACGCGCTGACGTCGTCGGGCCACCTCGATCGCGCGTACGACCTGCTCCTGGAGGACGGGTGCCCGTCGTGGCTGTACGCGGTCGCGCAGGGGGCGACGACGATCTGGGAACGCTGGGACAGCATGCTGCCGGACGGCACCGTGAATCCCGGGCAGATGACCTCGTTCAACCACTACGCGCTGGGCGCGGTCGCCGACTGGCTGCACCGGGTCGTCGCTGGCATCGCGCCGGCCGCGCCCGGGTACCGGTCGATCCTGTTCAAGCCGCGGCCCGGCGGCGGGCTCAACCACGCCTCGGCGGTGCACCTGACGCCGTACGGGCGCGCGTCAATCGCCTGGACCATCGCCGACGGCGCGTTGCAGGTCGAGGTCGAGGTTCCGACGGGGACCTCGGCGGTCGTCGACCTCCCGGGTGCTGAGCCGGTGTCGGTGACGAGCGGGACGCATCGCTTCGCGGTCGGGGTCGATGCGCAGCCGTCCACCACCGGCACGACAGATCCATTCACCGGAATAGAACCGGTGCACGCGACGCTGTAG
- a CDS encoding Tm-1-like ATP-binding domain-containing protein codes for MTTPEAASGTETGGTGRPAVALVGTLDTKGVEYAWIAERLGELGADVVVVDAGTREPHGYPAAVDHPNREVAAAGGTDLKTLLAAEDRGAAVSAMGEGAAAVVGRLHASGRIDAVLALGGSGGSAIAARVFRDLPIGTPKLLVSTMASGDVSPYVGANDVTLVYSVVDIAGINQISRAVLGNAAAAVAGMAAAAKTRGLASSAERMDRPLIGASMFGVTTPAVDAARERLDELGYEVLVFHATGSGGQALESLARSGMLAGVLDLTTTELADDLVGGVLTAGPDRLTAAGAAGVPQLVSLGALDMVNFGPRATVPERFADRDFFVHNATVTLMRTTVDENRELGARIGRKLAAATGPTVLLIPRGGVSALDADGLPFHDPEADAALVEAVLAGLDGSAVTVVDRPEHLNDPAFARLAADTLHALIEDSSTTEED; via the coding sequence ATGACCACACCCGAGGCAGCCAGCGGAACCGAGACGGGCGGAACGGGACGACCGGCCGTCGCGCTCGTCGGCACCCTCGACACCAAGGGGGTCGAGTACGCGTGGATCGCCGAGCGGCTCGGGGAACTCGGTGCCGACGTCGTGGTCGTCGACGCCGGGACGCGCGAGCCCCACGGCTACCCGGCAGCCGTCGACCACCCGAACCGCGAGGTGGCGGCTGCAGGCGGGACGGATCTCAAGACCTTGCTCGCAGCAGAGGATCGCGGCGCGGCCGTGAGTGCGATGGGCGAGGGTGCCGCGGCCGTGGTCGGACGCCTGCACGCCTCGGGGCGCATCGACGCCGTCCTCGCGCTCGGCGGGAGCGGCGGATCGGCGATCGCCGCCCGCGTCTTCCGTGATCTGCCGATCGGGACGCCGAAGCTCCTCGTCTCGACGATGGCGTCCGGCGACGTCTCCCCATACGTCGGAGCGAACGACGTGACACTCGTGTACAGCGTGGTCGACATCGCCGGGATCAACCAGATCTCCCGCGCAGTCCTGGGCAATGCGGCCGCCGCCGTCGCCGGCATGGCCGCGGCCGCGAAGACTCGCGGTCTGGCCTCCTCCGCCGAGCGCATGGACCGGCCGCTCATCGGGGCGTCGATGTTCGGGGTGACGACCCCGGCGGTCGACGCGGCCCGCGAGCGTCTCGACGAGCTCGGCTACGAGGTGCTCGTCTTCCACGCCACCGGGTCGGGCGGGCAGGCGCTCGAGTCGCTCGCCCGCAGCGGGATGCTCGCGGGGGTGCTCGACCTCACGACCACCGAGCTCGCCGACGATCTCGTCGGCGGCGTCCTGACCGCCGGTCCTGACCGCCTCACCGCGGCCGGCGCGGCGGGCGTGCCACAGCTCGTCAGTCTCGGTGCACTCGACATGGTCAACTTCGGGCCGCGCGCCACCGTCCCGGAACGCTTCGCCGATCGCGACTTCTTCGTCCACAACGCGACCGTCACCCTCATGCGCACCACGGTCGACGAGAACCGCGAGCTGGGTGCCCGCATCGGCCGGAAACTCGCTGCGGCGACGGGCCCGACGGTGCTGCTGATCCCGCGCGGTGGTGTCTCGGCCCTCGACGCCGACGGCCTGCCCTTCCACGACCCGGAGGCGGACGCCGCGCTCGTCGAAGCGGTGCTCGCCGGCCTGGACGGCAGTGCGGTCACCGTCGTCGACCGCCCGGAGCACCTCAACGACCCGGCGTTCGCGAGACTCGCCGCCGACACCCTGCACGCGCTCATCGAGGACAGCAGCACCACGGAGGAGGACTGA